From bacterium, a single genomic window includes:
- the queA gene encoding tRNA preQ1(34) S-adenosylmethionine ribosyltransferase-isomerase QueA, with the protein MRDDASEEAVNSTIDDEFDYELPEACIAQIAAEPRDAARLLGLERKSGELRHGLVSDLPNWLRAGDLLVGNATRVEPARMRGHKASGGAAEALLLGAAEGDGYRALVRCSGRLRVGLELVFERDDRTCTARVESVGERGEAVLTFELAEGENPYGFGETPLPPYIRRATADARDPARYQTVYARSPGSVAAPTAGLHLTRDLLARLGEADVAWAEVILHVGPGTFRPISPESLETGELHAEPYELPDATARAIEATRRRGGRVIAVGTTSCRVLESCGREDGCVDAGRGETRLFLRPGSRFRIVDGLLTNFHLPRSSLLLLVAAFAGRDHVLRAYAEAIEAGYRFYSYGDAMLIQ; encoded by the coding sequence TCAGAGGAAGCCGTGAACTCGACGATCGATGATGAGTTCGACTACGAGCTCCCCGAAGCGTGCATCGCCCAGATCGCGGCTGAGCCGCGGGACGCCGCCAGGCTGCTGGGCCTGGAACGGAAGAGCGGAGAACTTCGCCATGGCCTGGTGAGCGACCTTCCGAACTGGCTGCGCGCCGGCGATCTGCTCGTGGGAAACGCAACCCGAGTCGAGCCGGCGCGGATGCGCGGCCACAAGGCCAGTGGAGGTGCGGCGGAAGCGCTCCTCCTGGGTGCTGCGGAGGGCGATGGCTATCGCGCATTGGTGCGCTGCTCGGGCCGGCTTCGCGTCGGCCTCGAGCTCGTCTTCGAGCGCGACGACCGAACGTGCACGGCCCGTGTCGAAAGCGTTGGCGAACGAGGCGAAGCCGTCCTGACGTTCGAGCTGGCGGAGGGCGAGAATCCCTATGGGTTCGGCGAAACCCCGCTGCCGCCCTACATCCGGCGTGCCACAGCGGACGCCCGCGATCCGGCTCGCTACCAGACCGTCTATGCCCGCAGCCCCGGTTCGGTCGCAGCCCCCACCGCGGGTCTGCATCTGACTCGCGATCTCCTGGCCCGGCTGGGCGAGGCCGACGTCGCGTGGGCCGAGGTGATCCTCCACGTGGGGCCCGGCACGTTCCGCCCCATCAGCCCGGAGAGTCTCGAGACGGGCGAGCTGCACGCAGAGCCCTACGAGCTACCGGATGCGACGGCTCGGGCGATCGAGGCCACCCGCCGCAGAGGAGGCCGGGTGATCGCGGTCGGGACCACCAGCTGTCGTGTGCTCGAAAGCTGCGGCCGTGAAGATGGCTGCGTCGATGCGGGCCGCGGCGAAACGAGGCTCTTCTTGCGGCCGGGTTCCCGCTTCCGGATCGTGGACGGGCTGCTGACGAACTTCCATCTTCCCAGGTCCTCCCTGTTGCTGCTCGTGGCCGCATTCGCCGGGCGAGACCACGTGCTGCGAGCCTATGCGGAGGCGATCGAAGCCGGCTACCGCTTCTATTCCTACGGCGATGCGATGCTCATCCAGTGA
- the tgt gene encoding tRNA guanosine(34) transglycosylase Tgt, with translation MNPLPFELQGQDGNARTGRLTTPHGVIQTPAFMPVATYGAVRGVDAVDLENLGAEIALSNTYHLHERPGEAVIEGLGGLHGFTGWHRPWLTDSGGFQITSLSDRVKVDEDGVTFSSALDGTRRQLTPERVVEIQAALGSDIAMVLDECVPEAVADPARAASAQARSLRWAERARRSHVRKDQALFGIIQGGATAALRRESARETAALGFDGYAHGGLGLGETNDDRREAICEAQAELPDARPRYLMGLGKPEDLVRAIDCGVDLFDCVVPTRHARHGLLFTSQGQIVVRNARFARDESPPDPDCDCPTCAMHSRAFLRHLLRSGESLGARLASLHNLRFTLRLMERARDAIARGQFTALRDEIIALADLRLG, from the coding sequence GTGAACCCGCTCCCTTTCGAACTCCAGGGCCAGGACGGAAACGCCCGAACAGGCCGCCTCACGACTCCCCACGGCGTCATCCAGACGCCCGCCTTCATGCCAGTCGCCACCTATGGCGCGGTTCGAGGGGTCGACGCGGTCGATCTGGAGAACCTGGGGGCCGAGATCGCGCTGAGCAATACCTATCACCTGCACGAACGGCCGGGGGAGGCGGTGATCGAAGGCCTCGGTGGTTTGCACGGTTTCACCGGCTGGCATCGGCCTTGGCTCACGGATAGCGGCGGCTTCCAGATCACCTCGCTCTCGGATCGCGTGAAAGTCGACGAAGACGGTGTGACGTTCTCATCGGCCCTCGACGGAACGCGGCGCCAGCTGACGCCCGAACGTGTCGTCGAGATCCAGGCCGCGCTGGGCTCCGATATCGCCATGGTGCTCGATGAGTGCGTACCCGAGGCGGTTGCCGATCCCGCGAGAGCAGCCTCGGCCCAGGCCCGGAGCCTTCGCTGGGCGGAGCGCGCCCGGCGCTCCCACGTGCGCAAGGACCAGGCCCTGTTCGGCATCATCCAGGGTGGCGCGACGGCCGCCCTGCGGCGGGAGAGCGCCCGGGAGACCGCGGCTCTTGGATTCGACGGCTATGCCCACGGCGGGCTCGGCCTGGGCGAAACGAACGACGACCGCCGCGAAGCCATCTGCGAGGCCCAGGCTGAGCTTCCGGACGCACGCCCCCGCTACTTGATGGGTCTCGGCAAGCCCGAGGATCTGGTGCGTGCCATCGATTGTGGTGTCGACCTGTTCGACTGCGTCGTACCGACGCGCCATGCGCGACATGGCCTGCTGTTCACCAGCCAGGGGCAGATCGTGGTGCGCAACGCGCGCTTCGCAAGGGACGAAAGCCCGCCCGATCCCGACTGCGATTGCCCGACGTGTGCCATGCATAGCCGGGCGTTCCTTCGCCACTTGCTCCGGAGCGGCGAGAGCCTCGGTGCCCGGTTGGCGAGCCTCCACAACCTGCGCTTCACGCTGCGGCTGATGGAACGGGCACGCGACGCGATCGCGCGGGGGCAATTCACCGCTCTTCGCGATGAGATCATCGCCCTGGCGGATCTCCGCCTCGGCTAG
- a CDS encoding ROK family protein, giving the protein MLLAGIDIGGTKTAYALAEDTGGGAAAAIAARSRRPTEPSEDVETDLRRMAEDLRQLMAEHGASPRDLGVVGVSVAGPVDVEAGEVLTPPNLPHWDHAPVRELLQAELGCPVQLDNDANAAALAEWHYGAGQGTQHMVYLTMSTGVGAGLILGGRIHRGVACSAGEVGHIPIEWDGELCHCGKRGCLEAYIGGAAWAERLARITPQTSRVALLAGPDGSPRPEHLVRAAREGDAFALSEMARFNDYLTRGIVHLAFTLAPECVVLGTIVTAAGEDLCLVPVREQVRERTWPAVGEQLRIEASALGEDLPYLAGLAVAHEARRQG; this is encoded by the coding sequence ATGCTGCTCGCAGGCATCGACATAGGCGGCACCAAGACGGCCTACGCCCTGGCGGAAGACACGGGCGGAGGGGCAGCCGCAGCCATCGCAGCCCGCAGCCGCCGTCCGACCGAGCCCTCGGAGGATGTGGAAACGGATCTGCGCCGAATGGCGGAAGATCTCCGGCAACTCATGGCCGAGCACGGCGCCTCGCCTCGGGATCTGGGGGTCGTCGGCGTCTCCGTGGCCGGCCCCGTCGACGTGGAAGCGGGCGAGGTCCTGACGCCTCCCAATCTGCCCCATTGGGACCATGCGCCGGTGCGCGAATTGCTCCAGGCCGAGCTCGGCTGCCCGGTCCAGCTCGACAATGACGCCAACGCCGCGGCGCTGGCGGAATGGCACTACGGGGCCGGGCAGGGCACCCAGCACATGGTCTACCTCACCATGTCCACCGGCGTCGGTGCTGGGCTCATCCTGGGCGGGAGGATTCATCGGGGCGTGGCGTGCAGCGCGGGGGAAGTCGGGCACATCCCGATCGAGTGGGATGGCGAACTCTGTCACTGCGGTAAACGCGGCTGCCTGGAAGCGTATATCGGCGGAGCGGCGTGGGCCGAGCGGTTGGCGCGGATCACGCCCCAAACCAGTCGCGTCGCGCTGTTGGCGGGGCCAGACGGCTCCCCACGGCCCGAGCATCTCGTACGAGCTGCCCGAGAGGGCGATGCTTTCGCGCTTTCCGAGATGGCGCGCTTCAACGACTACCTGACCCGTGGAATCGTCCACCTGGCATTCACACTGGCGCCGGAATGCGTAGTGCTGGGCACGATCGTCACGGCCGCAGGCGAGGATCTCTGCCTCGTCCCGGTTCGCGAGCAGGTCCGTGAACGGACCTGGCCCGCGGTGGGCGAACAGCTTCGCATCGAGGCCAGCGCTCTCGGCGAGGACCTGCCGTATCTCGCGGGCCTGGCCGTCGCCCATGAAGCCCGGCGCCAGGGCTGA
- a CDS encoding response regulator, whose amino-acid sequence MSAEAVASGAARSEVAEPETPPVELPEILVVDDVPMFVELESMFLSSCGSIRTASCGSEALEAVATRPIDVAVLDFRLLDTTGDALCRELRELTGDASLPVILVSNGDPEEHALAVRAGASDVISKPVSRTALVDAVSRMLVPGGPRGLPRIPCDTPARLQGAEREIEGRVVNLSRGGLFVHAEWLPPQGAEFTVEFTLPDENKPLAPTAKAVWRQPGRARSVQGFGMRFLELDGATLNTLDGYVHERYSPGTVDAWAGAVR is encoded by the coding sequence GTGAGTGCTGAAGCTGTGGCATCGGGCGCAGCCAGGTCGGAGGTCGCTGAGCCGGAGACCCCTCCGGTAGAGCTCCCGGAGATTCTCGTCGTCGACGACGTACCGATGTTCGTCGAACTCGAATCCATGTTCCTTTCCAGTTGCGGGAGCATTCGGACGGCCAGTTGTGGCAGCGAAGCCCTGGAGGCCGTCGCCACCCGCCCGATCGACGTGGCCGTTCTGGACTTCCGTCTACTGGATACGACTGGCGACGCCTTGTGCCGCGAGCTGCGTGAACTCACAGGCGATGCCTCGCTCCCCGTCATCCTCGTCTCGAATGGAGACCCGGAAGAGCACGCGTTGGCCGTTCGTGCGGGCGCCAGCGATGTAATCAGCAAGCCCGTTTCCCGGACCGCCCTGGTGGATGCCGTCTCGCGAATGCTGGTACCCGGCGGCCCGCGCGGCCTACCGCGGATTCCGTGCGACACGCCTGCCCGCCTGCAGGGGGCCGAGCGGGAGATCGAGGGTCGCGTGGTGAACCTTTCCCGGGGTGGTCTCTTCGTCCATGCCGAATGGCTCCCGCCGCAAGGCGCCGAGTTCACGGTCGAGTTCACCCTGCCCGACGAGAACAAGCCCCTGGCTCCGACGGCCAAGGCGGTGTGGCGACAGCCGGGCCGTGCTCGCAGCGTTCAAGGTTTTGGGATGCGATTTCTCGAACTCGATGGCGCCACCTTGAACACGCTCGATGGCTACGTCCACGAGCGATATTCCCCGGGCACGGTCGACGCCTGGGCGGGAGCGGTTCGATGA